In the genome of Anabaena cylindrica PCC 7122, the window CAACCTCTTTCCTTTGTGTTTTCTATGCCTCTGTAGTTAGATATAGCAATTCTCAAGCTTATGAAATACACCCTACCTCCGCTGTCACGCATCCTGCCCTTACCAAGGGGAGGGTTGGGGAGGGGTAATTTTGTATCTAACTAGAGTGGGAAAGGCTATAGATTATTTTTAAACCGTAGAGACACAGAGAGAGAAAAAGATTTTTCAAATGATATTGAAAGGGCTAGTTCTATAAATTAGCCTTAATTTCATTAAAACTCAAACACCTTCTCAATTAGACTCTTTGTCTATGACGACGACTATTTTTAATTTCCTTTGGCTCAACTATAGTAACTGCATCTTCTAAAGGTAAAGTCCGAACAGAGTTGTTAAAAACATTGACTTGATAAACCAAGTTATTGGTAATGTCTAATCCTGTTAACCAACCGCTACGCAGATGATAAGCACCTGTATCAATGTCTAACCACCCTTGTCCTTGTGCCAATTGACCAGGAGCAACGCCAGGTAGAGTAAAGGTGATGGTATGACCGACGATAATTAACTTATCGCTAAAATATGGCTGTTCCATGCTATGAAACTCTTCACGTATCCAGCAAAGTTCCTCAGCGGTTTGTTCTGAAACTGATTTATTGGGGTCTACACCTGCATGGGTTAACCACACATCTCCCAAGTCCATATAGGTGGGTAAATTCTCAAACCAATCTAGATGCTCTTGGGGAATTTGGGCTGTTTGATAACTGGTGATAGTTGCTTGTCCACCACTATATAGCCATGCTTGTATTGTTTGATTAGAATTAAATTTGTTGTTATTAATCGCATTTAATAACATCTGCTCATGATTACCTAGCAAACAATCATAGTTATTTCGTTTGACAAAATCTACTACTTGTGCGCTTTGAGGTCCACGATCTATCAAATCTCCCAAAAAATAGACTTTTTCTGCTGATGTAGGTGCAATTTTCTCCAACAGGATCATTAAACCTTGGTAGTAACCATGTACATCCCCGATAACAATTCTGCGTGGACTAATTTCGTTCATCGGCTCTAGCTCTGAATAAATTTACTAGCAAGTTTTATTACGGTTTTATTTTTTGATTACCGTATGGAAGGATCACTAAATACTTGATTAATTACATGATTTATTTTTAACAAAAATATTAAGTGACTTTAGTTTAAATTCTATCAGATATAACATAACTTGTGTGAAAATTAGCCAAGTTTTATAAAAATTTAATTGAAACCTTGTTTTGGGTAAGTTTTTCAGAGTGGGATTATAGCTTAAAATATAGACAATAGTTGTTTATCTCAGTGGAAACCGCACAATGTCTGATCAGTTTTCTCCAGAAATTAGCGATCGCATCTGCAAACACATGAACGAAGATCATGCCAACGCTGTTGTTATCTACGCCCAGGCTTTTGGTAGTGCCAAAAATGCCACAACAGCCCAAATGCTCTCAATAGATGCCGAAGGCATGGATTTAACTGCACAGGTGAACGGAGAAACAGTGCCAGTTCGCATTCAGTTTGATCATGTTCTTACAGATGCGGAAGATGCTCATCAAACTTTAATTGCAATGGTGAAGCAAGCGCGGGTTAA includes:
- a CDS encoding metallophosphoesterase family protein, whose product is MNEISPRRIVIGDVHGYYQGLMILLEKIAPTSAEKVYFLGDLIDRGPQSAQVVDFVKRNNYDCLLGNHEQMLLNAINNNKFNSNQTIQAWLYSGGQATITSYQTAQIPQEHLDWFENLPTYMDLGDVWLTHAGVDPNKSVSEQTAEELCWIREEFHSMEQPYFSDKLIIVGHTITFTLPGVAPGQLAQGQGWLDIDTGAYHLRSGWLTGLDITNNLVYQVNVFNNSVRTLPLEDAVTIVEPKEIKNSRRHRQRV
- a CDS encoding DUF2470 domain-containing protein; this encodes MSDQFSPEISDRICKHMNEDHANAVVIYAQAFGSAKNATTAQMLSIDAEGMDLTAQVNGETVPVRIQFDHVLTDAEDAHQTLIAMVKQARVK